The sequence CCCGCTGGCGTGGGGCCGGCTCCTCCTCGCGGGGCTGCTGGCCGGGGCGCTGTGCCTGACGCGCTTGCCGTATTTCCCTGGCGCGCTCGTCCTCCTCGCCTGGGCGGCCTGGCGGGGCGCCGGCTGGCGCCGGGGATGGCCGCGGGGGGCCGCCGCGGCGGCGGTGATGCTCCTCCTGGTGAGCCCGTTCCTCGCCGCGGCCACGGTCCGGGAGGGCCGGCCGTTCGCGACGAACCGGGCCCACTTCCGGGGATTCCTCACCAAGGCCCGGGCGGCCCTCGACCTCGAGCCGGCTCCCGCCGCGAAGGCCGAGACGATGCCTCAGCTGGCCACCGAGGCCTGGACCGTCTTCGGCAAGGCGGGCGGTGTCCAGGTGATCGCCGAGGGCTACCGCCTCGCCCTGCGGGACGTCGCCGTCCTCGGCGCTCGTCGCGGATACTGGGTGGCGCTGGCCGGCCTGGGACTGCTCGCGCTGACTCGCCGGCGCTTCTTCGTCGGCATGCTGCTCCTGAGCATCTCGCACGTGGCGCCGTTCTACGCGGTGGCGAGCAAGCCGATCCCCGACCAGGTCGCCTTCGCGACGAGCCCGGACGTCTACCATGGCTTCTACGGCGGTGGGCTCTTCGGCTTCGGCATCCACGACCGCTTCCGGACCCTGGCCCAGGGCGCCCCTTTCGCCGCGCTGGCGGCGGGATGGCTGGGTGTCGCGGCGGCGCGGAGGCTGGGGCGAGCGATTCAGCTCAGACGCCGGCGCCGGGCGCCCGAGGACGCCTGGCCGGCTATGGCGTCTCCGCCGTCGCCCTCGGCATCCGCGCCTTGAGGAGCCACCACCCGAGGGCGAGCGCGATGCGCCCGCCGTGCACGAACGCGTTCGCCACATGGAAGAGGTAGAACACGACCTGCCATGGGCGGTGGACGTGGTATCGTCGGCGGACGACGTCCGCCGGCGGCAAGACGTACTCCCAGACGTCCAGCAGGCGGATCAAGCGGAACTGCACCGCCTGGCGGGTCGGCAACACCCTCGAGCGGAAAAACCCCCGCGAGCCGCTGTCCGGGTCACCGTCACGGTCCATCCCCGATGCGAGCCAGCGGAACACTCCGCGCTTGACCAGCGACAACCGGGGCGGTCCCAGCCACTCGAGAACCCGAGGCTCCACGACGGGTCCGTAGAGCGCGTTCAGCAGGGCGAGGCTCGTGCCGATGGCGCCGCTCGTCCCCGCCCGCTTCCCCCGGTCGACGAGCGCGGCCCAGTCGATCCGGTCGCCGGACGCGGTGATCGCCTCGTAGAGGTCGGTGAACCAGATCAGCCGGTTCTCGCTCGACGGATCGAAGACGAACCGGACGGCGTCTTCGCGCCCCACCACGGCTCGGTTCAGGTAGCCATGCATGTCCAGGTGCACGGCGAGATGGGAGATCAGGTCTTCCGGCGACAGGATCAGGGTCTCCTGCCCCGAGAGCGTGGCGGAGCACGCTCGCGCCCAGAGCCCGTCCAGGTCGGGGGTCTGCCCCGTGAACCGGTCGGTGAGGCTCCAGTGGAGCTCGACACAGAGTTGCACCGCGCCCTGCTTCACCATGGGCAGGTTGAAGTGGTACTGCCGGATGAAGCCCTCGGGCAGCAGCCCGGGCGGAAACCGGTAGCCCGCCGCGAAGAGCACATCGCGCGCCCGCTCGAGGTCGTCCTTCCGGATCAGCACGTCGAGGTCGCCGAAGGGCCGGAGGGTGGCGTCGTGGTACAGGAGCTGGGCCAGGCTCCCGCCCTTGAGGACGACCACGGGGAGGCCGCCGGCGCGAAAGCGGGCCAGGAGGTCCCCGAGGGCCCTCAGCAGGTGAAGGGTCTGATGCGCCCCTCTGAGATAGAGCTCGACGAGCCGGCGTCGGGCGCGCGTGGGGACGGCCTCGGCGAGCTCGGGCGCACCCAGGTGGCGGTGGAGGAGGGGGGCCACGCCGTGTCGCGCGGCGATCCGGATAATGCGGTCCCAGCGGAGCGGCGCCGCCAGGGCCTGCCCCAGCCGCGCAGCGGCCGGAGGCCCGAGCCGCTGCCGCGCGCAGCTCAGGACGAGCTGGCTCTCAGCCTCCGACAGCATGCCCCCAGTCCCTCGAGCCAGCCGCCCGCCGCCGCGCGCGTTCCCCCGGCGCGGGCCGCGGCCGGACCCGGCCGGCGCCGTCCCGATCGAGGGCGCCGAGATAGCGGGCGATGCGGACGGCGGCATCGCGCCAGCGGAACCGGGAGCGAACCACCCGCACTCCGGCGCGCGCCATGCGGGCCAAGCGCTCGGGGGGACACCCGTAGGCGGCCCGGAGGCTCTCGGCCAGGACGCCCACCTCGACCTCGCAGAAGTCGACTCCCTCGAGATCCTCGGTGAAGCCGAGCGTATTGAAGGCGAACCGCCCGCGCATCGGCAGGCGGATCCGCCGGGCCGGGATCCGGAACGCCGTGCGGCTCGAGCAGTAGTCCAGGGCCGGACCGAAGCGTGGCACGATGGGCGGCACCCCGCACGCCATCGCCTCCAGCACCGGCAGGCAGAAGCCCTCGGCGCGATACGGGAACACCGCCACGTCGCAGGCGCGGTAGAGCGCGGCCAGGTCCGGGGCGGGCAGGTAGTCGTCGATGTACAGGATGGCGGGCATGCGCGGGTCGGCGGCGAGCCGCTGGATCTCGGCGCGGAGCGACAGGCCCGAGTAGAAGACGTCGCCGGTGTGGTCCTTGATCACCAGGCAGACGTCGTCCTCGGGCCGGAAGGCCGTCCGGTACGCGGCCAGGAGCACATCGACCCCCTTTCGCACGATGGTGGCCCCCACGAAGATGAACCGGAAGCGCTTGGGGGTGGGCAGGCGCGCCACCCGGCCCGTCGGCCGGAAGAGGCGCTCGTCGACGCCGTGGGGAACCACCCGGACCCGGCGCGGATCGACGCCGCTGGCGATCGCCTGGCTCCGCACCCAGCGGCTGTGCACCCAGAGCTGGTCGTACTGGCCGCGGATCTTCTCGACCCAGGTGGGGGGAAAGGGGCCGAAGTCCCACGTCCGCACCGCGATGAGCTT is a genomic window of Candidatus Methylomirabilota bacterium containing:
- a CDS encoding nucleotidyltransferase family protein; its protein translation is MLSEAESQLVLSCARQRLGPPAAARLGQALAAPLRWDRIIRIAARHGVAPLLHRHLGAPELAEAVPTRARRRLVELYLRGAHQTLHLLRALGDLLARFRAGGLPVVVLKGGSLAQLLYHDATLRPFGDLDVLIRKDDLERARDVLFAAGYRFPPGLLPEGFIRQYHFNLPMVKQGAVQLCVELHWSLTDRFTGQTPDLDGLWARACSATLSGQETLILSPEDLISHLAVHLDMHGYLNRAVVGREDAVRFVFDPSSENRLIWFTDLYEAITASGDRIDWAALVDRGKRAGTSGAIGTSLALLNALYGPVVEPRVLEWLGPPRLSLVKRGVFRWLASGMDRDGDPDSGSRGFFRSRVLPTRQAVQFRLIRLLDVWEYVLPPADVVRRRYHVHRPWQVVFYLFHVANAFVHGGRIALALGWWLLKARMPRATAETP
- a CDS encoding glycosyltransferase family 4 protein, with the translated sequence MAAGPAARRRHRRRIVALVGASASRTAYALVNARWRQWLGRQPGIEVRDAARAIAPGSPPPDYIIHHDYSERFGEVARPPGGKLIAVRTWDFGPFPPTWVEKIRGQYDQLWVHSRWVRSQAIASGVDPRRVRVVPHGVDERLFRPTGRVARLPTPKRFRFIFVGATIVRKGVDVLLAAYRTAFRPEDDVCLVIKDHTGDVFYSGLSLRAEIQRLAADPRMPAILYIDDYLPAPDLAALYRACDVAVFPYRAEGFCLPVLEAMACGVPPIVPRFGPALDYCSSRTAFRIPARRIRLPMRGRFAFNTLGFTEDLEGVDFCEVEVGVLAESLRAAYGCPPERLARMARAGVRVVRSRFRWRDAAVRIARYLGALDRDGAGRVRPRPAPGERARRRAAGSRDWGHAVGG